CTCGTGTATTCCCAAGAGTATCCGCAGCCGGTCCGGGTTCAGCTTCGCTCGTCTCCTCCCGGGTCCGTCCGCGGCGAGCTTCAACTCTTCGTCGAAGGGCGGATGGTGGACCGCCAGTCCTTCGAGATGGACCAGGAGGGGTCGGCGCCTGTCACTCTCCGCCCCTTCGAGCTCAAGGAGGGCATCTTCCGCGGGCGGCTGGTGCTGGCCGTCGAGGACGCCCTGGAAGCGGACAACGTCTTCCATTTCGTCGTGGAGAGGACCACCCCCGGACGAATTCGGGTCCTCTCGGATCGGGGGGCCGGCTCCGTCTATCTGAGGAACGCCCTGGGGGCGGGCCGCAACCTGCCCTTCGCGGCGGAGTTCCCGGACCCGCGCGACACGGCGGAAATGGACCCGGAGCGGGTTTCCCTGGTCATTCTGGACGACCTGAGGACGCCTCCCCGCACCGATCGGCTGAGCCGCTACCTGGAGGCGGGAGGAGGCCTCATCGTGGCTCCGGGCAAGCGGGTCGATGGCCGCGCGTACAATCGCTCGGAATTTTTCCCCGCCCGGTTGGCCGAACCCCGGTTCGTCCGGGGCCGCGGACGGTCCTTCACCTCCATCACCCAGGTGGACTGGAGCCATCCCGCCTTCGCCATCTTCCAGGACCTCCAGCGGACGGCCCTGGCGTCGGTTCGCTTCTACGGACATTGGAGACTTGAGCCGAGGGCGGATTCCCGGGTGCTCGGACGTTTCGACGAGGGCGATCCGGCGCTGGTGGAGGGACAGGCCGGCGCCGGAAGAGTCCTGGTCCTGGCCTATCCCCTGGACCGGGTCTGGTCCGATTTTCCGTTGCGTCCGGCGTTCCTGCCCTTCTGGCAGAGCCTCGTGCATCACATGGGCGGGGTCCGGCAACAGGAAGCGGCCCTGCGAGTCGACCAGTCGCTGGCGCTGCGGGAGGAACCGGGGGCGGCCGAGTCCGGGAGCGGCGCACGATGGAACGTGCTGGATCCCCGGGGCCGGAGAGTGGTGGATCTGGACCAGCCCGCGCCCGCCGCCATAGATTTGCAGTTGCCGGGACACTATGAAATAAGAAAGGACAAGAAGACGGACTGGGTGGCGGTCAACCCCGATCCGAGCGAGTCCGATATCCAGCCTCTTCCCGTGGCCATGCTGCTGGACCGATTCCAGGCTGCAACCCTGGCCGCCGGTGAAGGCGTTTCCGGGAACGCCTCCGAAGCGGACGCGAGGGAGCCTCTCTGGTGGCTGTTCCTGCTGACCGCCGTCGTGGTCCTGGCGGCCGAGTCGGTGGTCGCCGGCCGCACCCGGCCGCGGTGAAGGTTCCGCTTGGAGCGGACCCGAGTCCAATCATGCTGGAAATCATCTCAACGGTGAGGCGGAAGCTCCTGGGGGAGCGGTTGCTCAGAGGCCTCGCCGTCGTGCTCCTGGCCACCATCCTGGCTTCCGTCCTCTTCAGCTACGTTCTGGCCCAGCACAACTTCTCGGAGCCGGCTCTCTTCTGGGCCCGGTTGCTGGGGGGAGTGATTCTGATACTGCTGCTGGCAGGCGGCCTCCTGGCCCCGTTTCTGCGCCGCCGCTATTCCCCCGGGCGCCTGGCCCGTTTCCTGGAGGAACGGAATCCGCAACTGGAGCAAGGGCTCTCCACCGTCGTGGAGATCCGGGAGGGACAGGCGCCGACCGATCCCGAGCTGAGGCGCCTGCTGGAGAGTGACGTGAGGCGGAAGCTGTTCCGCGTCTCACAGCCCCGCTTCTACGATCCCCGGGGCAGCCTCCTCTCGCTGTTGACGGGGGCGGTTTCGGTGCTCCTCTTCGGCTACCTCTTCTTCGGAGGGCCCGAAGCCTATCGCTACACTCTGGACCGGCTATTCCTGGGCTGGACCGCCGACGGCACGCTCCCCCTCTACTCAATTCGGGTCACGCCCGGCAGCGCCACCGTCGCCAAGCACGCCGACGTGGAGGTCCGCGCCGTGCTGGCGGGCTTCGAGAGCCAACGGGTCAGTCTTCTCGTCCGGTACGGGGAAGATCCGTCGTGGGAGGAGGTCCGGATGCGGCCCGATCCGGACTCGGGAGGGTTCGTCTTCCTCTTTTTCGACATCCGCGATCCCATGGACTACTTCGTGGAGGCCGACGGGATCCGGTCCGAGACCTTCTCGCTCGAGGTCTCGGAGATTCCCCGGGTCAACTCCCTCCAGGTCCGCCTGGTCTTTCCCCGGTACACGCGTTTGGAACCGGCCGTGCAGAAGGACGAGGGAGACATCGAAGCCCTGGTGGGCACCACCGCGCATTTTCGCATCGAGAGCGACCAGCCCATCCGGGGAGCGCTCCTGAAGCTGGAGGAGGGCGGCTCCATCGGGCTCGAAGCGGACGGCTCCGGCGGATACCGGGGTTCCTTCAAGATCGAACGCAGCGACTACTACCGCATCCACCTCCAGAATCAGGAGGAGGTGTGGAACCCCGGAACCAACGAGTACGTGATCCTGGCGGTGGAGGATCAGCCCCCCCGGATCGTCTTCAGGCAGCCCGGACGGGACCGGCGGGTGAGCAACATCGAAGAGGTCTTCATGGAGCTCCAGGCCGGCGACGACCACGGGATCCGGACCTTGGCGCTCCGCTACTCGGTCAACGGCGACGCGGAACAGGCCGTCGAGCTGACGCCGGTGGCCGGCGCGGGTTCATTCACCGTCAGCCACACCTTCTTCATGGAGGAGCACGACCTGGTGCCGGGGGATTTCGTCTCCTATCACGCCCGCGCCTCGGACGCCGTCTCCCATTCGGATACCGACATCTTCTTCCTGGAGGTCCAGCCGTACGACCGGGAGTACTACCAGTCCCAGACCGGCGGGATCGGCCTTCCCGGCGGCGGCTCCCAGGAGCTGGAGCTGTCCAAGCGCCAGAAGCAGATCATCATCGCCACTTTCAAGCTGCAGAAGGATCGGGCCTCGACGCCGGCGGAGGAGTTCAAGGAGCAGAGCCAGACGGCGGCTCTGGTGCAGCAGCGCCTCCGGGAGGAGGTCCAGGTGATCGCCGAACGTCTGGAACGCCGCCAGGCGGCCGCGTCCGACGAGCGCTTCGGCAAGATGAGGGAACGGCTGAGCGAGGCCATGACCCACATGGAGCCGGCCCACGAACGGCTCAACGAGCTGGAGCCGGAGCAGGCCCTGCCCCATGAGCAGAAGGCGTTCCGCCAGTTGCTGAGCGCCGAGTCCCTGTTCAAGGAGATCCAGGTCTCCTTCGGCGAGTCCCAGGGAGCCGGCGGCGCCACTTCGGAGGAATTGGCCGATCTTGTGGACCTGGAACTGGACCGCACCAAGAACCAGTACGAGACCATTCGCCAGAACCAGCAGTTCCGCCAGGAACAGCAGTTGGACGAGGCCCTGGAGAAG
The sequence above is a segment of the Acidobacteriota bacterium genome. Coding sequences within it:
- a CDS encoding BatA and WFA domain-containing protein → MQFLTPLFFLGALAVAGPILLHLVRRDQRNRMLFPSLMFLRRVPIQEYRRRKLRYLLLLFLRCLGLLLLVAAFASPVTHLAWFGAVSGQVSRSLVVLLDNSMSMARPGVWDRALEKARAKIRSMQGTDQACLILFAAKPAVLSAWESRSARLLQILESRAEPSFESTSYLEGLRAAAQQFDEEVPGRREIYLITDLQQTAMPRDVQWSLDGGVRLEVEDVGEPSTNVFIQEADLQRLVYSQEYPQPVRVQLRSSPPGSVRGELQLFVEGRMVDRQSFEMDQEGSAPVTLRPFELKEGIFRGRLVLAVEDALEADNVFHFVVERTTPGRIRVLSDRGAGSVYLRNALGAGRNLPFAAEFPDPRDTAEMDPERVSLVILDDLRTPPRTDRLSRYLEAGGGLIVAPGKRVDGRAYNRSEFFPARLAEPRFVRGRGRSFTSITQVDWSHPAFAIFQDLQRTALASVRFYGHWRLEPRADSRVLGRFDEGDPALVEGQAGAGRVLVLAYPLDRVWSDFPLRPAFLPFWQSLVHHMGGVRQQEAALRVDQSLALREEPGAAESGSGARWNVLDPRGRRVVDLDQPAPAAIDLQLPGHYEIRKDKKTDWVAVNPDPSESDIQPLPVAMLLDRFQAATLAAGEGVSGNASEADAREPLWWLFLLTAVVVLAAESVVAGRTRPR